One Candidatus Nanosynbacter featherlites genomic region harbors:
- a CDS encoding YebC/PmpR family DNA-binding transcriptional regulator produces the protein MSGHSKWATTHRQKAIVDAKRGAIFTKLGNQIAIAARGGTDPTLNSSLAMAIEKAKAANMPSANIQRAIDRVADKSAAALEEITYEGYGPGGVGIIIETATDNRNRTLPEVKTALVKNGGRIADAGSVAFQFTRKGVITVEGTGEELLLQVLDAGAEDAVEEDGEIIVYTELKDLANVRNALAEQGLEVKDAELRYIANTPVEIADAETAQKLMKVVDALDDLDDVVNVHTNANITAE, from the coding sequence ATGTCAGGACATAGTAAATGGGCAACGACGCACCGGCAGAAAGCGATTGTTGATGCAAAGCGTGGCGCGATTTTCACGAAGTTGGGTAACCAAATTGCAATCGCGGCGCGTGGCGGCACTGATCCAACATTGAATTCAAGTTTGGCAATGGCGATCGAAAAGGCCAAGGCTGCCAACATGCCGAGTGCTAATATCCAGCGAGCAATCGATCGCGTGGCTGACAAAAGCGCAGCAGCGCTGGAAGAAATTACTTACGAAGGTTACGGCCCGGGCGGTGTCGGCATCATCATCGAAACGGCGACCGACAATCGTAATCGCACATTGCCAGAAGTGAAAACCGCGCTGGTCAAAAACGGCGGGCGCATCGCTGACGCTGGCAGTGTGGCATTTCAATTCACCCGCAAGGGCGTAATCACTGTGGAAGGTACGGGTGAGGAATTGCTCCTGCAAGTGTTAGATGCTGGCGCTGAGGACGCGGTCGAGGAAGACGGCGAGATTATTGTCTACACCGAACTGAAAGATCTGGCGAACGTTAGAAATGCATTGGCTGAGCAGGGTCTGGAGGTGAAAGACGCCGAGCTGCGCTACATCGCTAATACACCAGTTGAGATCGCTGATGCAGAAACCGCACAGAAATTGATGAAAGTAGTTGATGCGCTGGACGACCTAGACGATGTGGTGAATGTACACACTAACGCCAATATCACAGCAGAATAG